A genomic region of Halobacteriovorax sp. DA5 contains the following coding sequences:
- the coaBC gene encoding bifunctional phosphopantothenoylcysteine decarboxylase/phosphopantothenate--cysteine ligase CoaBC has product MKILVGVCGSVSAYKSIEFVRGLVKKGHEVKVILTSGATKFVHADLYTYLGAAQVYSAQSDFSGSVETKSVLHIELAKWADSLHIYPASANTTANLAMGKADDLLTSIFLAGWDKFQTIIYPAMNTSMWTNPITQENIDLLERLNKQSNIFIYPPASGELACGDVGAGKIPAVEEVLANFDAINPSINESSKRVVITAGATVAPIDPVRFVTNPSSGKTGYEIAKESLRLGYQTTILLGQNSCPEFQFLKSLPGVKIISVRTTDEMYEAVLALENQFDTYISTAAISDLKFKTAEGKLKKEALSSSLEFEKAQDVLAHVVANKLENQIIVGFAAETDLSKEVLESKYNRKPTKLLIGTHVDSGLCKSSRKGFGNNEAYYTILNDGVIAFTGELSKIELAKEIFKRIKA; this is encoded by the coding sequence ATGAAAATATTAGTAGGTGTATGTGGCTCAGTTTCCGCTTATAAATCAATTGAGTTTGTAAGAGGGCTGGTAAAGAAAGGTCACGAGGTAAAGGTTATTTTAACAAGTGGAGCAACGAAATTTGTTCATGCTGACCTCTATACTTACCTTGGTGCCGCCCAAGTCTATAGCGCGCAATCTGACTTTAGTGGAAGTGTCGAAACAAAATCTGTTCTTCATATTGAGCTAGCAAAGTGGGCAGACTCACTTCATATCTATCCGGCCAGTGCTAATACAACTGCCAATCTTGCCATGGGTAAGGCCGATGATCTACTAACATCAATCTTTTTAGCAGGATGGGATAAGTTTCAAACGATTATTTATCCTGCCATGAATACGTCAATGTGGACGAATCCAATCACTCAAGAAAATATTGACCTACTTGAGAGGCTGAATAAGCAAAGTAATATCTTTATCTACCCACCAGCTTCTGGTGAACTCGCATGTGGTGATGTCGGTGCGGGAAAAATTCCAGCAGTTGAAGAGGTCCTGGCCAATTTTGATGCTATCAACCCATCAATAAATGAATCATCAAAACGAGTTGTTATTACAGCGGGAGCAACTGTTGCTCCAATTGATCCTGTACGTTTTGTAACAAATCCATCATCTGGTAAAACAGGTTATGAAATTGCAAAAGAATCTCTTCGCTTAGGATATCAAACGACAATTCTACTAGGACAAAACTCATGTCCAGAATTTCAATTTTTAAAAAGCCTTCCAGGAGTTAAAATCATTTCAGTTCGCACAACGGATGAAATGTATGAAGCAGTTCTTGCGCTTGAAAATCAATTTGATACTTATATTTCAACGGCCGCCATTAGTGATCTAAAATTTAAGACAGCAGAAGGTAAACTAAAGAAGGAAGCCCTATCTTCTAGTTTAGAATTTGAAAAGGCCCAAGATGTTCTTGCTCATGTTGTTGCCAATAAGTTAGAGAATCAAATTATTGTCGGATTTGCTGCTGAAACAGATCTTTCTAAAGAAGTCTTAGAATCAAAATATAATCGTAAGCCAACGAAACTCTTAATCGGAACTCATGTCGACAGTGGCCTTTGTAAGAGTTCACGAAAGGGCTTTGGTAATAATGAAGCTTACTACACAATCCTTAACGATGGCGTAATTGCCTTTACTGGTGAGCTATCAAAAATCGAGTTAGCAAAAGAAATATTTAAAAGGATTAAAGCTTGA
- the panC gene encoding pantoate--beta-alanine ligase produces MKLIQTRSDLIAAMKEVSHDSLGLVATMGNLHAGHMSLLTNALETCDKVVVTIFVNPKQFGENEDLDSYPRTPEQDLDLIKETAGNRAADILVFLPKDNSEVYPAGFNTTVSVDGITQKLCGQSRPTHFSGVTTVVYQLFTLIKPSQAFFGQKDYQQVCVIRKMAHDLNLELEIKTVPIKREESGLALSSRNGYLTSEEKEFALILPNKLNELENLLARTTWVEAQAQLNEILEETLKDSNWDYLEVLDSTNLEDVESNTKEVVIAGAYFVGSKPTRLIDNRLVEITYA; encoded by the coding sequence TTGAAGTTAATTCAAACGCGATCAGATTTAATTGCAGCAATGAAAGAAGTCTCACACGACTCTCTTGGCCTTGTTGCAACAATGGGAAATCTACACGCAGGTCACATGAGCCTTCTAACAAACGCTCTTGAAACCTGTGATAAAGTTGTTGTCACAATCTTTGTAAACCCAAAGCAATTTGGAGAAAATGAAGATCTGGATAGCTACCCTCGAACACCAGAACAAGACCTTGACCTAATCAAGGAAACGGCAGGTAATCGTGCCGCTGATATATTAGTTTTCCTACCAAAAGATAATAGTGAAGTTTATCCAGCAGGCTTTAACACGACGGTATCAGTTGATGGTATTACGCAAAAGCTATGTGGACAAAGTCGTCCGACGCACTTTAGTGGTGTGACAACTGTTGTTTATCAACTCTTCACACTAATTAAACCAAGCCAGGCTTTCTTTGGTCAGAAAGATTATCAACAAGTTTGTGTCATTAGGAAAATGGCCCATGACTTAAATCTTGAACTTGAAATTAAAACAGTGCCAATTAAACGCGAAGAAAGTGGCCTTGCCCTTTCATCACGAAATGGCTACCTGACAAGTGAAGAAAAAGAATTTGCTCTTATTCTTCCAAATAAATTAAATGAACTAGAAAATCTTCTAGCAAGAACGACATGGGTTGAAGCACAGGCTCAGCTTAACGAAATCCTTGAGGAAACTTTAAAAGATTCAAATTGGGATTATCTTGAAGTACTTGATAGTACTAATTTAGAAGATGTTGAATCAAATACAAAAGAAGTTGTTATCGCTGGTGCATATTTTGTAGGAAGTAAACCTACTCGCCTTATCGATAACAGATTAGTGGAAATTACTTATGCTTGA
- a CDS encoding DUF3108 domain-containing protein translates to MRNIFSLSLLALLLFGCAGALMKSDSDDMDLVEIFSDEESKTLEKFKTTEVEEPAPTPTPFSSSIEEKEIEKVAKKKEKVVKAKSVVKAAPKVKTNPQEKEDYPKAFLKFDKESKKYWDSYKPIFFVGEEFKYEITWSIFKAGIATITTQPMALIGEKEVLHVNALLESAEYFEGIYKLKDTLDVYVDADHGKFSSLKYEMKQRESGQVVDDLQLFDHDELKTYFFYNRLKKGKTKKIKKVDSLPRYFTDSFSALYFIRGIPMKIGTSFDFPIITRGKAWLLKATVDEIEDITIMGKAYQAYKITAQTQFPGVLKKSGDINFWISTDETRTVLKFSAKVKIGTVKGELISHKAGKDTGK, encoded by the coding sequence GTGAGAAATATTTTTTCTTTAAGTCTTTTGGCTTTATTACTTTTTGGTTGTGCTGGTGCACTTATGAAAAGTGATAGCGATGATATGGATCTAGTGGAAATTTTCTCTGATGAGGAAAGTAAGACTTTAGAGAAGTTTAAAACGACTGAAGTCGAAGAGCCTGCTCCGACACCGACTCCCTTTTCTTCTTCAATTGAAGAGAAGGAGATTGAGAAAGTTGCAAAGAAAAAAGAAAAAGTTGTTAAAGCTAAGTCTGTTGTTAAAGCGGCTCCAAAGGTAAAAACTAATCCTCAAGAAAAAGAAGATTACCCAAAAGCATTTTTAAAATTTGATAAAGAATCAAAGAAATATTGGGATTCATATAAGCCGATCTTCTTTGTTGGTGAAGAATTCAAATATGAGATTACTTGGTCAATCTTTAAGGCGGGGATCGCAACGATTACAACACAACCGATGGCACTGATCGGAGAAAAAGAAGTTCTTCATGTAAATGCTCTTTTAGAATCTGCTGAATATTTTGAAGGTATCTATAAGCTTAAAGATACTCTTGATGTTTATGTCGATGCGGACCATGGAAAATTCTCTTCTTTAAAGTATGAAATGAAGCAGCGTGAATCAGGACAGGTTGTGGATGATCTTCAACTATTTGATCATGACGAACTGAAGACCTACTTTTTTTATAATCGTCTGAAGAAAGGAAAAACAAAGAAGATTAAGAAAGTAGACTCTCTACCACGATACTTTACTGATTCTTTTTCCGCTCTTTATTTTATTCGCGGTATTCCAATGAAGATTGGAACAAGCTTTGATTTTCCAATTATTACAAGAGGTAAGGCGTGGCTTTTAAAAGCGACTGTCGATGAAATAGAAGATATCACTATTATGGGAAAAGCTTATCAAGCTTATAAGATAACTGCCCAAACACAATTTCCTGGGGTTCTAAAGAAATCTGGCGATATAAATTTTTGGATTTCAACTGATGAAACTAGGACTGTACTTAAGTTCTCTGCAAAGGTTAAAATTGGAACTGTAAAAGGAGAGCTTATCTCTCATAAAGCGGGAAAGGATACTGGTAAGTAA
- the hflX gene encoding GTPase HflX encodes MLDNEFFISREAKASLVSLVCPKFKEHATEKDTLRSLGELRELMRTLDIETGEQYIQNKKTVDPGTILGTGKLEEIAMDAKAEGSTLLVFDCELTSSQIRNIKKLTGMSVVDRCHIILEIFSEHARTKEARIQIEISRLQYILPRLAGFWSHLGRQKGGIGVRGGEGEQQIELDRRIIRERIEFYKKELKEVEKSRIEQKKKRSKKAITTALVGYTNAGKSSLMNRLCRVNVLEEDKLFATLDSTFRMLNPDTKPPMILIDTVGFLSNLPNTLIDGFKTTLESALEADLLIIACDISDPNYEKHLEVTNNVLSELGLADKERFIVFNKKDKLNDKITETIIKRKHPNSFVISSFNTDEIDNLREYIVNFFLEKQNNYDLFIPYDAGAAHSIVVSKTNVIKTSNHEKGIYYQVRVPDFIYNPLGLQKFELGPHDPLLDELDEV; translated from the coding sequence ATGCTTGATAATGAATTTTTTATTTCACGTGAGGCAAAGGCCTCACTTGTATCTTTAGTTTGTCCAAAGTTTAAAGAACATGCGACAGAAAAAGACACTCTCCGTTCACTTGGAGAGCTAAGAGAACTAATGCGAACATTAGATATTGAAACAGGTGAACAGTATATTCAAAATAAGAAGACTGTTGATCCTGGAACAATCTTAGGAACAGGAAAGCTTGAAGAAATCGCAATGGATGCAAAAGCTGAAGGCTCGACTCTTCTTGTTTTTGACTGCGAGCTTACATCTTCACAAATTAGAAATATCAAAAAGCTAACAGGAATGTCGGTTGTTGACCGTTGCCATATTATTCTTGAGATCTTCTCTGAGCACGCCCGTACAAAAGAAGCACGTATTCAAATTGAAATCTCACGTCTGCAATATATCCTTCCTCGCCTGGCCGGTTTCTGGTCTCACCTTGGCCGTCAAAAAGGTGGTATTGGTGTCCGTGGTGGAGAGGGTGAACAGCAGATCGAGCTTGACCGTCGTATCATTCGCGAGCGTATTGAGTTCTACAAGAAAGAACTTAAGGAAGTTGAAAAATCTCGTATTGAGCAAAAGAAGAAACGCTCAAAGAAGGCCATTACAACGGCCCTTGTTGGTTATACAAATGCTGGGAAGTCGTCTCTTATGAATCGTCTTTGCCGCGTAAACGTCTTAGAAGAAGATAAGCTATTTGCGACTCTTGATTCGACATTTAGGATGTTAAACCCAGATACAAAGCCGCCGATGATCCTTATTGATACGGTAGGTTTCTTATCAAACCTTCCAAACACTCTTATTGATGGTTTCAAGACAACTCTTGAATCTGCCCTAGAAGCGGACCTTCTAATAATCGCTTGTGATATTAGTGATCCTAATTACGAAAAGCATCTTGAAGTTACAAATAATGTACTAAGTGAACTTGGACTTGCTGATAAAGAGCGCTTCATTGTCTTCAATAAGAAAGATAAGTTAAATGATAAGATTACTGAAACTATCATCAAGAGAAAACATCCTAATAGCTTTGTGATCTCTAGTTTTAATACTGATGAAATTGATAACCTTCGTGAATACATCGTTAACTTCTTTTTAGAAAAGCAGAATAATTACGATCTCTTTATTCCATATGATGCAGGGGCCGCACACTCAATTGTGGTTTCAAAAACAAACGTCATTAAAACAAGTAATCACGAAAAAGGGATCTACTATCAAGTTAGAGTACCTGACTTTATTTATAATCCATTAGGGTTACAAAAGTTTGAGCTCGGACCTCACGATCCCCTTCTAGACGAACTAGACGAAGTCTAA
- the panB gene encoding 3-methyl-2-oxobutanoate hydroxymethyltransferase, which produces MKKLTTRKIRKSKLSATGKSLQVLTCYDYQTAQMLNETELDMILVGDSLGNVVLGYDTTVQVSLTEMSIFGAAVRRGAPNKFVIVDMPFGSYTTFDKALENATKLFQETQAEALKLEGAYPHQLDIIKRLTQSGIPVMGHIGLTPQSVHEQGGYYTHGKDDSDKARLLAEAKLLEEAGCFSIVLECVTDEIATIITRELSIPTIGIGAGKNTDGQVLVINDLLKMGPGKYPNFCKPIANFYEQKLKLISEYILKSKKADNSDDADLHH; this is translated from the coding sequence ATGAAGAAGCTAACAACTCGCAAAATTAGAAAATCAAAACTTTCTGCAACAGGAAAGTCACTACAAGTTCTTACTTGTTACGATTATCAAACAGCTCAAATGTTAAATGAAACTGAGCTTGATATGATTCTTGTGGGCGACAGCCTTGGTAATGTTGTTCTTGGTTATGATACGACTGTTCAAGTTAGCCTAACAGAAATGTCCATTTTTGGTGCAGCAGTAAGAAGAGGTGCTCCAAATAAATTTGTTATTGTTGATATGCCTTTTGGTTCATATACAACTTTTGATAAGGCCCTTGAAAATGCCACAAAGTTATTTCAAGAAACTCAAGCTGAAGCACTTAAGCTTGAAGGTGCCTACCCTCACCAATTAGATATCATCAAAAGACTTACTCAATCAGGGATTCCTGTTATGGGCCATATTGGTCTAACGCCTCAAAGCGTTCATGAGCAAGGTGGTTACTATACTCACGGTAAGGATGATTCGGATAAAGCAAGACTACTTGCCGAAGCAAAACTTTTAGAAGAAGCTGGTTGTTTTTCAATTGTTCTTGAATGTGTCACTGATGAGATTGCGACAATTATTACAAGAGAGCTTTCAATTCCAACAATTGGAATTGGAGCCGGAAAGAATACAGATGGGCAAGTTCTTGTGATTAATGATCTCTTGAAGATGGGACCTGGAAAGTATCCAAATTTTTGTAAGCCAATTGCTAACTTCTACGAACAAAAACTAAAACTCATTAGTGAATATATTCTTAAAAGTAAAAAAGCGGATAATTCAGACGATGCAGACCTACACCATTGA
- a CDS encoding prepilin-type N-terminal cleavage/methylation domain-containing protein → MHKITKNNSGFTLLEIVMAAGLLAIIALGFARFMKTQMKSTKTAINQTELNNYANAIKAYMAKPGICKRSLGKLGVIENDLILEEIVRADGKAKYTIGDKVNGTNFVLSSMYISNFYVNKVEGQDFHRAELKLNLELNRMNNNAYGGKTIIKRFEVDLFVNDSNRVEDCGVLGGIYLPKIPFMNTSSSSSTAETSSGSDSNPSESESSQESVNNDLSKKTDYDKVFEESINEAAQKTGQSLSQEDISKAVKNNPELQKAMESLKSLQENTKKMEALLNEEL, encoded by the coding sequence ATGCACAAAATCACAAAAAATAACTCTGGCTTTACCTTGCTTGAGATTGTTATGGCAGCAGGCCTTTTAGCAATTATAGCACTTGGATTCGCTCGTTTCATGAAGACTCAAATGAAGTCGACAAAGACTGCAATTAATCAAACAGAGCTAAATAACTACGCTAATGCAATTAAGGCCTATATGGCAAAGCCTGGGATCTGTAAAAGGTCTCTAGGAAAGCTTGGGGTGATAGAGAATGATCTCATTCTTGAAGAGATAGTTAGAGCTGATGGTAAGGCAAAGTACACGATAGGAGATAAGGTTAACGGAACGAATTTCGTTCTTTCTTCAATGTATATTTCGAACTTCTATGTGAACAAGGTAGAAGGACAAGACTTTCACCGTGCGGAATTAAAATTAAATTTAGAACTTAATCGTATGAATAATAATGCTTATGGTGGGAAGACGATTATTAAGCGATTTGAGGTTGATCTATTTGTGAATGATTCAAATCGAGTAGAGGACTGCGGGGTTCTGGGTGGAATATATTTACCAAAGATACCTTTTATGAATACTTCTTCGAGTTCCTCAACTGCAGAAACAAGTAGTGGTTCAGATTCAAACCCTAGTGAGAGTGAATCTAGTCAAGAGTCAGTAAATAACGATCTTTCGAAAAAGACTGATTACGATAAGGTCTTTGAGGAATCAATTAACGAAGCGGCCCAGAAAACTGGTCAATCACTGTCACAAGAAGATATTAGTAAGGCCGTAAAAAATAATCCTGAACTTCAAAAGGCAATGGAATCTTTAAAATCTCTTCAAGAGAATACAAAGAAGATGGAAGCTCTTCTCAATGAAGAACTTTGA
- a CDS encoding peptidylprolyl isomerase: MSKIRCAHILVDQEYEAKDLLKKLEDGKTFEELAKDFSNCPSGQQGGDLGEFGKGMMVAPFEKAAFALEVGELSPIVRTQFGYHLIKRIS; the protein is encoded by the coding sequence ATGTCTAAGATTCGTTGTGCTCACATTCTTGTTGATCAAGAATATGAAGCGAAAGATTTATTAAAAAAGCTTGAAGATGGAAAAACTTTTGAAGAACTTGCAAAAGATTTTTCTAATTGTCCTTCTGGGCAACAAGGTGGAGACCTTGGAGAGTTTGGAAAAGGGATGATGGTGGCACCATTTGAAAAAGCTGCGTTTGCACTAGAAGTTGGAGAGCTCTCTCCAATCGTTCGCACGCAATTTGGTTACCACCTAATTAAGAGAATCTCTTAA
- a CDS encoding type III pantothenate kinase, which produces MQTYTIDSGNTFLKIGVFKDSILRDVKKLNISDFSFKFEESAPIIYSNVSKEITDLLPERAENANDLIRDFKTTYDPNKLGIDRKVISHYLQKNFPNEKLLLVDTGSFITFDEIDHGKHLGGPIFLGLANYLKSYPEFSANLPLLSEIDINDMTNTEQAISHAYMAYLEMIISQVKKYNQHRVILTGGDSHKLKDCGEIQSELIHHALFSLL; this is translated from the coding sequence ATGCAGACCTACACCATTGATAGTGGAAACACTTTCTTAAAAATAGGTGTTTTTAAAGATAGCATTCTAAGAGATGTTAAAAAATTAAATATCTCAGATTTTAGTTTTAAATTTGAAGAGAGTGCTCCAATTATCTATTCTAATGTCTCAAAAGAAATAACAGACTTACTGCCTGAAAGAGCAGAGAATGCGAATGATCTTATTAGGGATTTTAAAACGACTTACGATCCAAATAAGCTAGGTATTGATCGCAAGGTAATTTCCCATTACCTACAAAAGAATTTTCCGAACGAAAAACTTCTACTCGTCGATACAGGAAGCTTCATCACATTCGATGAAATTGATCATGGAAAACATCTTGGTGGCCCGATCTTTTTAGGACTGGCAAATTACTTAAAATCATACCCAGAATTTTCAGCGAATCTTCCCCTACTAAGTGAAATCGATATAAATGATATGACTAATACAGAACAGGCCATCTCACATGCCTACATGGCCTATCTTGAGATGATTATTTCCCAAGTGAAAAAATATAATCAACACAGAGTCATTTTAACTGGTGGTGATTCTCATAAATTAAAAGATTGTGGTGAAATCCAGAGCGAACTAATTCATCATGCTCTCTTTAGTCTACTTTAA
- a CDS encoding 30S ribosomal protein S1, protein MTDLNNLKQSWMQGYEVVLGEDIETRDETEFSKLLDSTETPTFTEGEVFKGKIVNISPDYVLVDIGYKQEGLVPKREFTNYDGSLKVALGDEIEVYLDKLESHLGNLVLSMDKAQILKAWDKISEACEDGTPVTGTVVAKVKGGLSVDIGVKAFLPGSQIDVRPTRNLDKFIGKKMEFKVIKFNKKRGNIVLSRRAILAEERGKLRGEVLSQIEEGMVVKGIVKNITDYGAFIDLGGIDGLLHITDMSWGRVKHPSNILTLGDEIEVKILKFDKEKERVSLGLKQVQENPWEAAQDKYVAGTKVKGEIVSVKDYGIFIELDDGIEGLIHVSEMSWTNSIKNPTKHFTVGEIVEAQVLEVDVENKRISLGIKQLQENPWDALEAKFPVGSKVTGKVKSIVEFGIFVDLGEEVDALIHVSDFSWTKKNINLNDDYKVGDEIEAAVVSVDKENQKFCLGVKQLKEDPWKKIETRLPVGTIVEAQIVRVTDFGAFVELETGIEGLVHISELSEDRVEKPEDVVKKGDVVKAMVISLDKDAKKIALSMKSALNSDTQGMQQEVVKSATLGDVLKGFNLGNDE, encoded by the coding sequence ATGACAGATTTAAACAATCTAAAACAATCTTGGATGCAAGGTTACGAAGTTGTTCTTGGTGAAGACATCGAGACAAGAGATGAAACAGAGTTTTCGAAACTACTAGATTCGACAGAAACTCCAACATTTACAGAAGGTGAAGTTTTCAAAGGTAAAATTGTTAACATCTCACCAGATTACGTACTTGTTGACATTGGATACAAGCAAGAAGGTCTTGTTCCAAAAAGAGAATTCACTAACTACGATGGTTCTCTAAAAGTTGCACTTGGTGACGAAATTGAAGTTTATCTTGATAAACTAGAGTCTCACCTAGGTAACCTAGTTCTTTCAATGGACAAAGCTCAAATCCTTAAAGCTTGGGATAAAATTTCTGAAGCATGTGAAGACGGTACTCCAGTTACTGGTACAGTTGTAGCAAAAGTTAAGGGTGGTCTATCTGTTGATATCGGTGTTAAGGCTTTCTTACCTGGTTCACAAATTGATGTTAGACCAACTAGAAACCTTGATAAATTCATCGGTAAAAAGATGGAATTCAAAGTTATCAAGTTTAACAAGAAACGTGGAAACATCGTTCTTTCAAGAAGAGCAATTCTTGCTGAAGAAAGAGGTAAACTACGTGGTGAAGTTCTTTCTCAAATTGAAGAAGGAATGGTTGTTAAAGGTATCGTTAAAAACATCACTGATTACGGTGCATTCATCGATCTAGGTGGAATTGACGGTCTTCTACACATCACTGATATGTCATGGGGACGTGTTAAGCACCCATCAAATATCCTTACTCTTGGTGACGAAATCGAAGTTAAGATCCTTAAGTTTGATAAAGAAAAAGAAAGAGTTTCTCTTGGTCTTAAGCAAGTTCAAGAAAACCCTTGGGAAGCTGCTCAAGATAAGTATGTTGCAGGAACAAAAGTTAAAGGTGAAATCGTATCTGTTAAAGATTACGGTATCTTCATCGAGCTTGATGACGGAATCGAAGGTCTAATCCACGTTTCTGAAATGTCTTGGACAAACTCTATCAAGAACCCAACTAAGCACTTCACTGTAGGTGAAATCGTTGAAGCACAGGTTCTAGAAGTAGACGTAGAAAACAAGAGAATTTCTCTTGGTATCAAGCAACTTCAAGAAAACCCATGGGATGCTCTAGAAGCTAAGTTCCCTGTAGGTTCAAAAGTTACTGGTAAAGTTAAATCAATCGTTGAATTTGGTATCTTCGTTGACCTTGGTGAAGAAGTAGATGCTCTAATTCACGTATCTGATTTCTCTTGGACTAAGAAAAATATCAACCTAAACGATGATTACAAAGTTGGTGATGAGATTGAAGCTGCTGTAGTTTCAGTTGATAAAGAAAACCAAAAATTCTGTCTAGGTGTTAAGCAACTTAAAGAAGATCCTTGGAAGAAAATTGAAACAAGACTTCCAGTTGGTACAATCGTTGAAGCTCAAATCGTTAGAGTAACTGATTTTGGTGCTTTCGTTGAACTTGAAACTGGTATCGAAGGTCTAGTTCACATTTCTGAACTATCTGAAGATAGAGTTGAGAAGCCAGAAGACGTAGTTAAGAAAGGTGACGTAGTTAAAGCTATGGTTATCTCTCTAGATAAAGATGCGAAGAAAATCGCTCTTTCTATGAAGTCTGCTCTAAACTCTGATACTCAGGGAATGCAACAAGAAGTAGTTAAGTCTGCAACTCTTGGTGATGTTCTTAAAGGTTTCAACCTTGGAAATGACGAGTAA